The nucleotide window TGTGCTCGTGTCCACCTACCGGCCCCTCCGGTGTTACATGTAAGAGGaaatggttttcttctctcttcctcctcgtGTCTCTCAGCGTTGGTCCAAGAGCTTGAGCCGCCCTCCCCGCAGAGCAGCCCAGGGTCTGGCGTTTGAGAGCCTGAGGCGTGCTTTGTTCTGAGGATGGCCCTCTTCAGTCCTGTTCAGTGTCTGCCCCTCTTTGCAGGTACAAACTGGGCTTTTGTCGATTTTGCACCGTGAAGTACACACCGAGCACCAGTGAACTGGACAATATGTTTGTCCACCTCACCAACGTCGCCATCCAGAAGCACGGGGTAAGTGCCCGAGGCCCAGGGCTGCCGTGGGCCATGTGATGGGTGGTGTCTCTTTCTAGGTATTTGAGCAGGCCAGAGGTCAGTGAGGGGGTCTGCCCTCTTGTTACAGGCCTCTCTTCATGCAGCCTTGGGTCTCAGTGGCTCCTTGGGCTGCCACGTCTGACTTGTGATGCAGCCTTCATTAAGCTCACAGGGTCCACTGGGATCTCCAGGTCATCTTCGTGCAAactcctttttttgtcatgttttcTCCATCCTGCACTGGCGCTGCCAATTCATTTATTCCCAAGCCCCTGAGGGCCGGGTGAGGCAGGCTGGAGTGGGGGCAGTTGGGCCCTCTAACAGATGTGAACCAGAGAGAGCAGTGCCCACAGTCAGAACACCATGACAGCAAGTCACAAACcgcaaaaggaaatgaaaaatctcTTTCTCCACGCAATACAATTTTTGAGGTGAGACAACGCTCCCCACAGTGGCACACCTAGTGTGGGATCTCAGAACCGGAAGGGCCTCTGGGATCCTCAGAGTCCATCCCTTGTGGGATGGATGCTCGAATAGTCCCTTTCCTATCCCTGACAAGTGACCCCACAGGCCCCACTGCTTCCAAAGACTTCCACTTTCATTTGGGGATATCCGTTTGGGGATTCTCTTACGTTAAACCCTCTTCCTGAGCCTCCCTTCCAATTGTCTCGGTTCTGTTCTGCGAGTCTAGGTAGAATGGGTCTGCTCCTCGCATGGAGCATCCCCCTCCATGTATTAGAATACAGAACTCTGTCTGGCTCCCCTCCATCTGCCCCCTTCTTCTTCAGATCAAACATCCCGGGGCCACTTCCTTGAGTGCGGACTAGAAAGCTGATTGGGggcgggggggcagctgggtagctcagtggattgagagccagacccagagacgggaggtctggggttcaaatccggcctcagacacttcccagccgtgtgaccctggacaagtcacttgacccccattgcctacccttaccactcttctgcctaggagccaatacacagaagttaagggtttaaaaagaaagaaagaaacaaacaaacaaacaaacaaacaaacaaacaaagctaGCTGATCAGGGAAGTGTCGGAGTGGCCCGCGATGGCTCGGACATTTAGAGGCTCCTGGCGGTCTCGTCTAGGCCATCTTGCAGAGGAGGATGGGAAGGCCTTGCCCGAGATCACCCAAAGGCATCACCCTTTGGTCCAGGGGAAATAAGAGGCCCCATCAGAGAGCAGAGGCGCAGGAGGTCTCCGAGCTCACTTGACAACATGAGCTTTGCTGAAGCATGTGAATGGCatgttttgttgctgttgttgctgatTTCGTATATGTGGATATGTACgtgtgtatatgcacatgcatgtatacacacgGATGCATACATATAACACTGCGAAAGGCCTGCTCtagtctttcttcttttaaaccctcatcttctgtctcagaatcaataccgtgtgttgtttccaaggcagaagagcagtaagagccaggcaatgggggttaagggacttgcccaggatcacacagctgggaagggtctgaggccggatttgagcccaggacctcccgtctccaggcctggctctgtccactgagccacccagctgccctcctcctTTAGTCTATATTCTGCCTCTTTAAGAGGTCCTTTGGAGCCCTCCACATTCCTTCTGCCATTTCAGCACTGTGGTCAAGGCCAGAAGTGCTTCCGTCTCTGCCCACGCTGCTCAGTACACCTCAGTGTGGATTTCCATCTTCTCTTTGGGGTCGGGTCTCCGTTGATCAGATCCCAGCCACTGTATGATTTCAGGGCCACAGTGTGTGCCAGGTGCCCACGCTCGCTTCTGAGGCAGTTCCTGACTGAAGGGCGGCAGGAAAATTTCTGGACTTGTTTATGTTGTCAATTAATCAGCCATTAAAAATGGACATGGGGCAACATCCGTTTCCCTGGGCGGCGGCAGGCAGATTAGCGGTGCCTGAGGGCCAAGGAGGAATGCTCTTCTGGCTTCCACACAGTAGCCATCCCTGAGCCCTCACTGCAAGCCCAAGCATCTCCCACCAAGCCAGTCATTGTCCAGTGTGTGCTGCAGCTCACCTGTAGGGAGGCTCCCCCAAAACCTCCAGAATGGCCGGCCCTGGGGAGCTGCAGACTCCCTCTGAGCCTTTCTGCTCTCCACACCCCGCAGGGCGAGGGCTCCTGTTGGCCATCGGCCAGCTCTGGCCCTCACCACACAACAGGCTCATCTCTTCTAGCGCCCCTGGGGGCCACCAGCCCTTTTCACTTTTCTGCTTATGTCATGTTTTCCCCCATGGGCCAAGCCAGAGTtaagtagatttaaaaaaatagaacaagtACTTTCCAACCCTCAAGACCTTTCCAGTATAAGACTTCGCTTGTTATCCCCTTTGGAGGGatgggaagagtaatgaatggaCGGGTGGATTGCCCTGGAGGAGGGTGTGCTTGTCATTGCTGAGGGGCTTTGGGAAGCTGGGCCAGTCATCCCCTTCTGAGGTCCTCTCCTCTCTTGGGAATCTTCCATCATTCCTGAGGGCAGGTCATGTTGCACCCAGCTCCCAGTTCCCCTGGTGCCATCTACATTCACTTCCCCTTGGGTGAGGCTGGGGGCGTTGGGGGGCCCTTCCTGTCTAGTGGCAGCGTGCTCAGGAACAAGCTCGTCACTTGTTTTTTGCAGAGGAATGATTTTGAGGCCAGAGAGGGAACTGCCTGGGGTGCCACAGACCCCATTGTTGGGATTCTCAGCTGTGGCTGCTGGGAACCTTCATACAAGTTCTAGGTTTGAGAAGAGCATATGGGGCAGGATTTGTGCTTTCAACAAAGAGGGAGCAGCAGTGGGCCAAGACCTTGTGGAGAATTTGAGGAATGGTCTTGGGGGGACCAATGGCCAGAACCATCCCCTCTTGTTTTCCAAGGCTGAGCCACAATAGGTCATTCACTCAGAAAGAAGAACTAGATTTGAAACACAGACAAAGGAGAAATGCCGATCCCTGACCCCACATCCACTTGGCGCCAGTGGAAGCTGCTGAGGAGCTTGGCCTGCCCTTGTAAGTGCCCTGGCTCCGGCATTAGCAGCTGCTCCTGGAGTGGTACAAGGCTTGGTGGGAGATGCTTGGGCTTGCAGTGAGGGCTCTGGTTTTGAATCCAAAGATCCTAGAAATAGTTGGATTAAAACCAAACACGTTTGGGGGTCTGGGCCCTTGGTCTCTCCGGTTCCCCATAAGGCCTCTGGCTTTTTACATTCTTGCTGACTTGACCAAGGTCGCCCTTCTGCTTGACCTAGACACGAGCTGTGGGAACCGACCCTTCCCAACTCCGTATTTGATGACAAACCATTGAGAGTTCTAGAATCTCAAAAGTGCAGCCCTGCCTGAAACTACCATCCCCAGCTAATGTCCCCCAGATGGTGGGAGTCGTCTAGTCTCTCTTTAAAGAACTTCAGAGGAAGGAGACTGAGCACCGCCCTGGGCAGCACCCTTCATTCGCGCCCATCTAGATGAACCCAAATCTGCCACCTTGTAACTTGAGATCTTGGGCCTTAGAGGAAGCAGGGACTCTGGCTGTCATCGGGTCCAAGCCTCTTCTCGATAGAGGAGGAAGCCGAGACCCAGGAGGTCAGAGGATCAGAGgtttcagtcagtcagtcaaggagcatttatttaatgcctgctgtgtgccaggcaccgtgccaAGTACCAGAcataaagaaaggccaaaaacCAACTGCCTTTGCCCATAAGGAGCTTGTCATTGGCAGTGGTTATAGAGGTGTAGTGGTGGCCATCGAGCCCAGCTTTGTTGCTCATTGGACATCTGGGGAAATTGAGCCCCAGAGAGCCTCAGGGTCgcacagaaagagaaaggaggggaaggaggagaatgggCAGGTTCCAGAGAGTTCTGGCCCTGCCACACGAAGAGAAGAATGTTTTACCCAGAGTTAGGTGTGCTCATCAGCACCATCTTTCCATCTtccttatttaaataaaaatcaactAGATAAATAGTAATGAATGACCCACTGCAGGCCAAGTTCTGTTCCAGACACACCAACGCCTTGGCTGGGCCGGCCCGCTCAGTAGGTCCCTGTGCAGACGCCTGTAGCTCTAATTCTGGTCTTCCTTGGTATCGCCTCTTGAAAATACATCTTCAGAACTGGGTAGCGGTTGATGCCAGTCGCTTGAGATTGGGTAAACTGAGACGgaaatcccttcctttccctccccctcccaggaTGATTACAACCACATCCATGGCGGCAAGTGGACAGTGAACAATTTACGGTTATATCTGGAGAGCACGCGTGGAAAGGAGGTCACAGGCAAGCTGTTTGATGAAATCCACTGGATAATTGTGCAGTCGCTGAAAGCCGTGGCCGTGAGTAGTGCCGTGTAGAGGCGCGGAGCCCGGGTCTTAGCAGTTAGAGAACCGAAGGAGGAGAAGCAGGTGGCTGCAAAGGGTGTTTGGCAGGAAGCGCTTGGCCATGTGTCTTCCTAATGCCTCTATTCAAAGCCTGCTCCCCTTCGTGTCTACCAAACACAAAGGCAGACCGGAGAGGCAAGAGCTGACACACGGACATGGCGGACATGCTGAGGGGCTGCCAGGTTTTGATTGCTTTCATCCTGGGGTGGGGGGCAAAGCCCAGCCCCAAAGTCCTTCCCACAGGTGAGAGTCGACGACAGCCTTGGAGCCACCATGTAATACATCCCCCGTCCAACGCCTCAACTTTACAGACAGTGAAACCAAGGCTCGGAGGGCCACTTATTGGCACCATTGGGCCCAAACTTGAGAGTCCTGACTCCCGGCCCTTACTCATTCTATTGTGGgaattctccccttcccccacttgCATTTGTACATCCCATTGACCCTAACGGCCATCCCATTGCCGGCCTCAGACTTCTAGGGAGTGACTGATTTTCACCATCAGGAAGAATTTCCCAGCAGAGGAAAGGAGCAGGAAGGGATCTAGGAGTAACCAGGAGCACAGAGCCCAGGACTGGGGATCTCTGGATTCATTCCCAAAGCTCTCTGGAGGTGGGCAAATGAGGGAGCTCTCCAGTGCCTCAGACTCACTCTGAGAGATGCAGAAGAGTTCTGCAGCCTTCTGGTTAAAGTCCAGGAGCCTGGGGAATGGGCTAATGGCTGAAATAAAAGTTGACAAGGCATTTTGACagtagagaaatagaagagatggTTAGGCAGCTCCCTTGGTTAAAGACAGTGAGGTGactcgtggagagaaccaggcctagggtcaggaagtcctgggttcatatgtgacctcagacacttcctagttcctgggcaagtcattcgtttcccccccacactcccccagTGGCTAGCcattaccgctcttctgccttggaatggtaaaggcttaaaaaaaattgccCATTGATAACTTTTGTTCTAGCACATTGTTCTGCCCTTCTGGTGACCATCAGCAGAGTCTGTAGCTCAGACTTTCCCTGAGAGCATCAAATAGGACCAGAAAAGGACTCCCCATGGTCCTGGGGGTGGATCTTTGCGTTCCAGGGCAGAGTCCACGTGAGCCCGGGTTTGGGGTCTGGATTCTGTTGCCTTCTGGAGTTAGAGTTCCAGTGGACACGGCTCTCTGGGCCTGTTCTCTTCCCCAGGCATCACTTCGCACAGGTCTTCTGATGCTTCTCAGAAATCTTCCTATGGGTTGTCGGGGCGGCGCCATTGCAGTGTCTACAGCCCGCACCAGCTGCTGGGCAGCCCCTTGTTTCCAGATCGGTCTGGATCCTAACAGACAAACCAGAGTGGACCGCTCCGCTCATTCTCATGCGGGCAGGTCTCTTCTCCACCAAGTAGGGAGCTCTCGGGGCCGCTGGAGCTGCAGAACTGGGTCTCTTCCCTTGCAGAATTCccaaatggttggaccagtttcCAGCTCCACCCTCTGTGAATCAGGTGtctgttttcctgactcctgaccagCTTTTACCTCTATCTGCAATGCTTATGCGTGGGAAGGGCCGGCTGAGGCTTGTTTTAATTTGAATCCAACTCAAGTGTTCATAATCCTGTGGGGAGACAAGGTTAACCCGAGTATGGTCGGGAGGGGGCTGGCTGTGGCTTCCATCTCAGCTTACTCCCTATGGGTGGCCTTGATCTGGTCACACCCTGTAAAAAGGGGGGTGACTTGGGGCCTCTTGGTCCTGTGAGCCCGAGGTGATGTGGCTCTGCCCAAAGCGAGCAGGGAAGCTCATGAGTAGAagtggaaagaggaaggaaggctcATCCCCCTGGTCAGGAATGTTTGACGAAGGCTTCGTTCCCGAGGAATGCCAGGATTGAGCCCTGCTTGGACACTCATTCCTGTTTCCATAATACTGAACTTTCCTGACAGCAGTCCttcaggggagggagaagaagtgttgcctccatttttacagagatggagaaactgagtttcACAGGAATGAAATGATTCTCCAGGGCCCTCAGCCCATAAGCATTGGAGCCAAACTGGCCTCGGCCATAAGCACGGTGCTCTCTCTACCACATCGGCATTCCTCCAAAGAACATTGATTTCAGGCCTGTAGAGTTAGCAATGGCCTATTTTATGGCGTTTTCTAGGCTTCTTACTAAATAAtgatgtaaaaacatttttaagcatttgAAAATAGAGCCAGGTATAATCAAGCCCATTCCTTGTCTCATGCATCTCTGTGAGAGGCTTTGTGGAACATAAAAAGGGTCGTAGGCAGCCCTCCCCGTAGAGCAGGAGTCGGcaaacgtatggctctcgagccagatctggctctttctgcaggagccataaagtccattttttttcaggtgctgtcataggagcggcactgtgagcactggacggctctcacgaaatgacattttaaaaaaggtggcgtttatggctctcacggccaaaaaggttgccgacccctgccgtAGAGCATTGTCCTAAACCAATGCCATTTTGCCATCGTGTTCATTAGACACACTGCAGCCGAACCCTGTCATGGCATCACCAAATCCCATTTCACAGCATTTAACCAGTCACGGGGACACACACCGGTCTTATCGGGGGCTGGCCGCCTCCCATCTTGCTTAGGGAAAATTGATGGCTTTGTTCCCGTGCAAGTCATGGGGCCTCGAAGCATTGCTTTGCCTGGCGAGCTCTTGTTTTTGAAGCCCTTCCTttcggtcttagaatcagaacCGTGTGTTGGTTTAAAGGCTGGACGAtgggggtcacatagctaggaagtagaacctagaacctcccatctccaggcagcCCTCTAGCTGCCCCTGAACGTGATGTGTGTTTAGAAAAACAAGAACAGTCGCCCTTGGGTTAGACCAGCAGATGAGAAATGAAGTACATCGTCTTCTCCTTCCATCTGCAGATTAGAAGTCTCGCTCAGCCCGGCCCAGTCCTCGAGAGCACTCGGACCATTTGGGGACAGCCTAGAATCAAGTCAGTCACTTGATTCTAATGCTAAGAGGCTTGACTTTGTAAAGGCTCTTGAGCATCATGATTCTGCCCAAGGCACAGCCCTGAATTCTAGGCCTGAGCAGCCTTTGATCAAGGAGCCTTTCTGGATCTGGTCCATCCTCAAATGAAGGGGGAATGGCAATTGTTAAGGCTGAATTCCATGACTTTCCAGCCCGTTGTCCCCATTAGAGCAGAGCCTGGGCCTGCGAAGCCCCAGAGAGGAGCCCCTGGAACCCCAGGAAGACTTGGATGGAGGAAGGCCTTGTTGTGATTCAGAATTCCTCTGGAGACACTGCAGGCCCTTGTCTCTGGCTTAAAGTTGGGACCTGGAGAAGAAAGGTCACCCGTAGCCCGAGTTTTAAATGTCTCCATCTAGTCACTGTTAGCCCAACAGCCCTCTTGTCTCTCATCTTCAGGGACACAAAGCTTCATAATTAGTGCTTCAATGGAACTTGGCAGCTTTTCAGTAGTAAATGTGTGTGACTGACCATGAGCAGGTTGCTTCTCTccacagcctcagtttctccatctgtaaattaACCCTAATAAGAATTGCTTGGCCTTCTCAATAACTCCTAAAATTGTTGTAGGGAATAATAAAGATAGGCCTGGGTGAGTGCTAAGAGTGTGGTGGTTCATTTGACTAAGATTGGAGTTCCTTCTTCCCTGTTCAAAGGCCCCAGAGATAGTCCACTGTGAACCACAGCCTCCTCTTCTGAGCTCAGTCAGAGTGCTCTGGTCCCATGGTCGCTATGTTGTTCAGGCCTGGCCAGGATGGGTGGGGGGGGCAGGAGGCAAGCACACCGGCTGTGTGCTGAGCTACTTGTgacatctctctccctctcgGCCCCTTTTCAGCCCGTGATGAACAACGACAAGCACTGCTTTGAATGCTACGGCTATGACATCATCATTGACGACAAGCTTAAACCCTGGCTGATCGAGGTGATGACTGCCTGGCCGTGACTCCGGCCTTCCCCCTCCTCCTGACTCCCTGTGAGCCACAGCCTCCACCTCTGTAAAGGGGCAGCTATGGAGAGAGTCTGGCATAACCTGGCACGGGGAGGGGGGACCGAAATGGAAGGGCTGGGAGCTTCCCTGGCTGGGATGGAGAAAAGGGCcaaagtgagttttttttttaaatggcagaaACAGGGGCAGCTTTctataagatggaaagaaagatttttaaaaatgctttacttCTGCCCCCAATGAGGCAGGAAGTGGACACGGTATTCctaccattttacagaagaagaaatcgTACAACAATCACTGACATTTGAATAGTATTTCGTGATTCCAAGGCATCttatagattcttaataaatttatttcctcctctttaatcTGATCAAGGCAGTATGGGGTAGTGGGGAGAGCACTGGATTTAAGGTCAGAGCACCAGTCTTTGAATTAGGATTCACACTCTGCCCCTTGCCagctttgtgtgaccttggctgaGACAGGGTGTTATCCAACATGGCGGGGGAGATCACTCTCTTCCAGATAAGTAAGCTTTCCAGGTAACTGAAGCTTATTTCTTTGCTAGGCTTGAGCCCCTGTGTAGTCTCCGTGCAAGTGGGCCCTCATCAGTGTTTATGGGCTCCCGCTGGAGCTCTAACCTGTTTGAGATGGAGCCCATTAGCATGTGTTCCCCTTGGCATGACTTTTCTGGACCCCAAGAGATTGGCCCGAGGAACTGGAGGTGAGGGCTGGAGGGCGGCTCCTTTGGGAGCCGTCCTGGAAGGTGACCCTCTGTGAGATGAGACTGCCCAGGGAGTGGTCTGGGAGGCGCCGTGTCTAGCTAGGAAAATGGCCTAGAGTGAAGGCCCTGCTTCCAAAGGACGGCTGCTGTTCCCTGGTGACACCCGTGTGTCTGTGTCCGTTGTGTTGTCTCCTTAGGTTAATGCATCCCCATCTCTCACCTCCAGCACAGCCAATGACCGAATCCTCAAGTACAACCTGATCAACGACACCCTCAACATCGCCGTGCCCAATGGCGAAATCCCAGACTGCAAATGGAACAAGTCCCCACCCAAAGAAGTGCTGGGCAATTACGAAATTTTGTAAGTTGGAAGAGTGGTTGGGGGCGGGGAGCGCCGGAGGGACAAAACTGCCTTAGAGCCAGGAGGCCAGAGGGGGTGGCCGGGGCTCCTGCAGGAAGCCAGTGGCCAGGGCCGGCCAGGGGCCCGCAGACCTCACTGCTCTCCCTTCTCGGGCTGGCCTGGACTAAAAGGAGCTCTTGGCCCTGAGGGACAGAAAGTggttctcctcccttctctggagGAAGTGCTGGGGCCTTTACACAGTCAGGTCAGCCAGTCTCCAGGTTAAGTGGGAAaggtgaggcccagagaggctgaCCCTTGAGGCTCAGACCTCAAGAATGCTGAGCGATAACGGGGGACAGATGTGTCCTTTTGATGAAGCCCCCCACGTGCAGGTGGGCAGAAGCACATGGCTTTGGTCCTTCTGAAAGGGACTCCCTGGACTCTGCAGGCCTGGCCTCCCCCAGAGAGCCTTTCCTGAGAAGCCTTTTCTTCTCACATTATCATGAATTGATTTCTTTGGGCTTGCATTGCAGCTTCCCCCCAGGATagtgtcagctccttgagggcagaaaagGGAAAGGCAGAAGCCTTTAAATGGCACCCACTTTGCTGAGTGCTTTGCAGATACAGCCCTGGGAGGGAAGCACTGAAGACACAGATggtctcctctttgcctcagtttaccctcAGGGCCCAACCCATAGttagtgcttaatagatgctcaTTGACCCTCAGAGTTTTGCATTGGGTGGTAAAGGGGCTCCTGCTCCCCACCCTCTGGCAGGCTCCCCACACCTCATAGGCTCCTCCGTGGCTTTGAAAGTTTCTCATCCCAGGCCAGCCTCCCTCTCATGCCCTGGTTACCCCTCAGAAACAAAGACTGGCTGTCTGCACTTGGTGCCACGCTctgtgagggggaggggaggccaCGGTGGCCTGAGGGCTGCCCCAGCATCTGGCTTCCCCCTCCCGCTGCCACCTCGGCCCTTCCTTCCGCCAGAGACAACGTGGGCCCACGAGCTTCTTGTTCTTAGGTATGATGAAGAATTAGCTCAGAACGACGGGGCAGAACGAGACCTGAGAAATCGTTCCGGGCCGTCCATTGGGCTTAAAGGCAGTCGGACCAGAGACTCGGGAAAGGCTTCCCTGACCACGTGGAAGTAGCCATTTGGCAAAAGCCAGCACACTGTCCAGGCTCGGCAGCCTGGGGCGCCTGGGTTTCTCCCAGAGACTGACCCAGACCTCCCTATttttctcttggcttccttccttccttccttccttccttcctttgctgaCAGAAGTATCTGGGAGAAATGCATTCTATTGGAAGGCAGCGGGTGGGATCCTTTTCACTGTGTATTTCCATGGCTGCCGCACATAGTTAGTTCTTCCAACAGAAATCTATTGCCCTTTGCATGTCAGTGAGCCTAATAAatgtcattgctttttttttaagtttaactcGATTTCTTTAAACACGTGGTTTCAAAGTGACGCTAGCCAAGGAAATATATTGGTCTCGGGCTGCTTCCGTTTGGTTTTCCATTTGGGGGACCATTCCTTTGGCAGACAAAGACACAAGGATTGATCTCAGGGAGAGTTCTCTAGAAGTGCCTTAGAGTGCCAGAAGAGACCCCCGAGGATGCCCAGCCCAACCCAGAGTGAGCCAGGAGGCCCTTCCTCTCCCCTGCCCCTTCCCGCCCAGCAGACATCCCCGACAGGCAGTGAGCCAGGCTTTGGTGGGAGGGGGCCCTTCATTCCTTGGATCTCACAGCACTGCGCAACTCGCCCCCACCCCAGGCCAGTCCATTTGGCCATCGAATGACCCCGGGCTCTGCGAGCAAGACGGGCCTCCATCCTGAGCTGGAAACTCTTCCACCAACCAGCAGCGTTAGAAAGTACCTTAACCTAGATCGAACCCACTTGGGTTCGGGATGGTCAAGGGAGATGGAGGTGTCCGAGCCATCCTGGAGGTAAGAAAAGAGGCCTTCCTGCTGGAAATGGGGTCTGGGTTTGGTTCTCTTTGACTTTTCTATGGACGTAAGGTTTTTTTACTGCACTGAGTTTGCCCTGAGAACTCCCTCCTTGTTGAGCTTcctaattgttgttgttgttttttggttttttataaaaaccctcaccttccatcttggagtcaatactgtgtattggctcca belongs to Gracilinanus agilis isolate LMUSP501 chromosome 5, AgileGrace, whole genome shotgun sequence and includes:
- the TTLL1 gene encoding probable tubulin polyglutamylase TTLL1 isoform X1, which encodes MMAGKVKWVTDIEKSVLINNFEKRGWVQVTENEDWNFYWMSVQTIRNVFSLEAGYRLSDDQIVNHFPNHYELTRKDLMVKNIKRYRKELEKEGSPLAEKDENGKYIYLDFVPVTFMLPADYNLFVEEFRKSPSSTWIMKPCGKAQGKGIFLINKLSQIKKWSRDSKTSSFVSQSSKEAYVISLYISNPLLIGGRKFDLRLYVLVSTYRPLRCYMYKLGFCRFCTVKYTPSTSELDNMFVHLTNVAIQKHGDDYNHIHGGKWTVNNLRLYLESTRGKEVTGKLFDEIHWIIVQSLKAVAPVMNNDKHCFECYGYDIIIDDKLKPWLIEVNASPSLTSSTANDRILKYNLINDTLNIAVPNGEIPDCKWNKSPPKEVLGNYEILYDEELAQNDGAERDLRNRSGPSIGLKGSRTRDSGKASLTTWK